The Ailuropoda melanoleuca isolate Jingjing chromosome 4, ASM200744v2, whole genome shotgun sequence region GCAGCTTTTGAATCTGGAGGAAAATGTTTCACATGTTCTTAGCACAGAAGTGGCTAAAACGAAAGGGGACTCTTAATAGTCATGTAATTGATCATCTGTAGCCCTAAAGGGTGTATCCTTTGTGAGTAACCGAAAATGGGACATAAAAGCATAAATGGGTACATCTTTCAAAAAGTCAGCATCCTAATACGTGCTACCAAAGTTCGGTGTGAGGATCTTATTTCAGCAACATGTTTAGAACAATAGTTGTTGGAGATCAGATGACCTTCACACGCCACGACCTTCAGAGGGAGACGTGCTGTTTCTGGAGCAGCCTTCACACGTGTTCAGCCCGTAGGAAGCTGTGCAGCCTCGCTCATGGAAGCTGAATCTTGAGAAAGCCCTTTTAGGTTTATTATTTCTATCTCGTTAGGGCCTCTTGGGgtttaaaaaacatctttgtaTCACACCGACTAAAATACACCATATACCAtggtttccaaaaaaaaaaaaaaaagtcctccaaATCCTTTGTCCATAGATAAGGGTATTAAAGtctgtggattttttaaaatatcagtttggCAGTCATGGTAGTCCGTGGaagagaaggtgggaaggaagcTGTGGGAAGGTTGCCTGTTGAATCAGGATGCAGAGAGGGGCCTAGAAATGTCGTTACTTGGCCTGGCCTGTTATTTGAAGCCTGCAAGTACAGAAAACTTTACCCTTTCAACTCAAGGAATTTAGCCGTTTTAATACCGAAAGTCCCTACAGCAGTATGCAGATTTCTGTTTGCCCATTTTGCCTCAGACCAGAAAAGACAGCAGCATGTTGGAGTGGGGGTCAAGGACAGTGGTCCATGGAAGGCGTGGGCCTCGGAGAATGATCGGGAGCAGCGAGCCTCTCGTACTGACAGTGGGCACCCGGGTTTGTTGCTCCACAAAAGAGCAAGATAAATTACGGGGCCttgttccctgccccccccccgggatGTGTAAAGCATCATCCGGTCATCTCTTCTGTGTGCGGTTCACCGTCACTACGAAAGCCATGGAGCGTGTGGGCTTTGCGTGCGTGCCGCCTCCTGTGGAATCAGTGCAGTGGATGTAATGAGGAGGGAGCAAGCTCTGGCAGTTAGGAGGAGTGAGAACATAAGAGCTATACCGTACCGTGTAATCCACTAAACAATGCCCCCGTTATGTGTTGGCTATTTTTATATGCACAGGAGGATTTGCAGCGGCCGTCACCACGCCTCTGGATGTGGCAAAAACAAGAATCATGTTGGCAAAGGTAAGTGCAAACTAATGAAATGTAGGCACAACAGACGCGTGTACGTGTTAGCCCCGGGCTCCTAGGTGTACCAAGTGGGAAAACAGCACGGCCCGCTCGGTGCGATGGCAGTGCTTCTCTGCGGTCTTTCCCACGGACATCGTGGAAGCAGGCAGGGCGTTGGGGGCCACGGCCGTAAGGCCACGTTCCAGTCAGCTCTGTGTTTATGGGAGACAgatgtgaggctcagagagccgACCTGCTTCTTGCTGTCCAGCAGGTAAACTAGAGGCTCTGAACTCGGACCGCGTTTGGCCTTCACTGGATGAATCAGGACAGGTGTCAGAATTgtttaaaaccatttttcattaaaaagaaaaattgttacaAAAAAAGCTAGACCAAGATTTCCTGGAATGTCACGCACATAATGTATCTGGGGCACAACCGTAGAAAAGAAGAAGTCCCACCCTTCTGGAAAGGTGGGATGGTGAGCACGCGATTGTTACGTGGGTGGACAAGGCCAAACCCAAGAGAATCGGTCCTGTTTTAAATGGAACATCGTACTCTCTATTAAACGTGTTTATAGCTCCTTAGGTTAAGTTTGCAGTTGGACTGTATAGACTGATTATCCCCTTTCTTCTCTGCGCAGTTACTACTGCTTTCAGTCTTTCTCCCGTTAAACAGCAGTCGGTGAGTTACCTGGCTGAGCTCTGCATCCAGTTTGACGATGCGAGAACCTAGGAAAGCAGCTTCCTGTCAGGGCTTACCTGTGGGTTGGGATGGAAGGGCTTCTGGTCTAGTGTGATCCAGGGGTCCTGATTTCCCAAGAAGCTCCCCGCTCTATTTCAGACTGCCCTAGAAGAGGGTGGTCAGAAGCTGTGCATCTGAGGATCAGTTGGGGAATTTCATAAGCTAATGGCTTTGTCTGTTGTCCTGTTTCGCAGGCTGGTTCCAGCACCGCTAGTGGGAATGTGCTGTCTGCACTGCACGGGGTCTGGCGGACACAGGGGCTGTCTGGGTAAGGACAAGAAGGAAAGTGAAACTGCCTTTCTGCCTCTCCACGGGCTCTTCCTCCTTTAGCCTGAATGGGATaaacccctttcctttcttctgattgTCCTGGTTGGTctctatattatttatattgcACACAGCATATGTGATGTCGCCTGTGTGAGATGCTAGTGCACAGTCAAGTTGACGCAATGTCTAGCCACGTGATTGCCAGCCTTGTCCATCTGGATGTTGGAGGACATCCTTGTGCctgtcctccccgcccccccactgtCCAGGTTCCAGGCTGCAGCTCTGAGCAAACAGGATTCCAGTTATGTAATGCAGGAATGCAAGCGAGCGAGGGTGACATTTAGAAGAAAGCACTTGTCATTGGGGGAGACTTTTCACTGTGATCAGTAACAGTTACTTTGACCACCCCTCGTGCGTGGCACCTCGCTTGAAACCCGCTCTGTACTTTGCTCAGTGCCCAGACTTCGAGCATCATGTCCTAAAATGCCTCCTTTGCAAAACGTGCTTTCACGTTGCTTTTACCATCTGTACGCACATCTCCGTGTTGGGGTCTGTCCAGGTATGTGACATGACATTGTGCTCTTTGGAATGACCACCAGGGATTTTCCTGAGAGAGCAGAGTCGCAGTGTCCTCCTGGAGGGCCGGGAGGGAGCGTCGTGGGGGGGTGTGGCTGGTGGGGACAGCAGCGCCGAGGCCCTGCCGTGTCATCTCCATGCTGTGGGGATGATTCGATTGTAGGCTTGTGTGCATTTGGCTGCGTGATAGCTGGGACATGAGGCGTATCGGTTAGGACCCAGGTGAGGCTTTTGCAGGACAGTGGCCCCACTGAGAAGTAGGTCAAGTTGGGTGGTTTTGTTGAATGGGCCAGCTCTGACGGACTGATGCCGGCTGATGATGGACTTGAGGATTTTGAGACAAGAAGTGGGTGTCACAGGAAGGAGTGGCTGAGCATGAGTGAGGGAGCGGCGGAGCGGTGACCCGTGTGCCGTCGGCCGCTTAGAGCCAACACAGCTTCAATAAGAGTCTGGTTGCTCGTACCTTAGACACAGATTTCACATTGAACAATGAAATGGTGTGAGAGAGAGGCTCTAAAGCCACTTCTGAGTAGCACGTGAAAGTCCTCAGTGTTTCGGATAGTTTGGGCCACACAGAGATGTGGTGCAGTAGCTTTTTTAGATCATAAAGTCAAAATGCTGAATTTCACCGCCCTCCTTGTTTCACCGTCGCTCGTATTAGGTTCTGTGGCAACGACCGGTCAGACCTCCGCTCCTGCCTTAGCTCTGTGGAGTCAGAGTGGGGCTGCCATGCACCTGCCGTTCCTGGGGAAGTGGCCGGATGTGGGTATGGCAGGACGGGCAGAACCCTGGCCCCCGAGAGCCTGTGGAGAAGGAATCCCCGGGAGGAGATGACCCACACCAAACCCTCTCCCAGCTGTGCTGTGCGCTCGGGGTTCCGTGACTGGGCAGCGccagagtgagaggcagaggacAGGCGTCCTGACATGCCCTGGGGCTCTTGTGAGCACACAGTGCGGTCCTTAGCAGACTGTCCAAGCAGCCACGCTCATCATTTAAGAAATGCTAGATTTCACTAGCTTCCTACTAATAGGAGAAAAGGCACCAAATAATTTGACAACAGAATTGTAactcaaagcaaacaaaacaaaaaatatcccCGCTAACGTGGGCCACTGTTGTAAAACTGCCCTGGCATCCCAGCTTGCCTCCTCTGTCTGGTTCCCACACAGCCCCACTGGCCCTTCTGCCGCCTCAGAGCACCCTTGTGCATTTCTGGAGTGTTCCAGTCGCCTAGCAGGGAAACGGCGCTGGCCTCTTGGGGGGCATGTGGGGCCGCTGCCGTCTCTCCATGTTGGTTCACACAGGGGAAGACCATGTTCTGACACCTACTTGGAATATGTGCTCTCAGGCCGACTggtttctccaaaataaaatatcacctgCTCATTCAGCCCAGCAGCCGGAAAGCAGGTGGGGAAGCCTGTCTGTCCTGCATTGTACCTTCCTCCTTGTCCTGTTCCTCAGCTGGCTTTTGTGTTTCTTGACTGTGCCCTTCACGGAGTAACCGCGGCCGCCCCGTGCGCACCCCTGCTGTGCCCCGTGTGCTGTGTTTGTTACCTGGTATGATCCGTGGTCCCCAGAACAAAGCCCCACTCCGCTCGAGTCTGCCTCCTTGTTCTTGGGGCACGCACTGTACAAATGAGTGTGCTTTAAGGCTATAATTATGTTAATAGATTCAATTGTCATCTCGTGGAACCATAAACTGCTTCCATCTGCCTCTTGCCAGGAGCAGCTGAGTTCATTAGTGGCAGAAGCTGCACCAAGACATGGGTTTCAGAAATAAGTCAGCTAgtcagctgggagggagggagggagggaggctttcGCGGCACAGGTGGTGTTCTGTCGACCTCCCTCCCAGCACCCTTCTCTGTGTAGGGAGGGGTGAGAGGAGTCGTCTGGGTCTCAGGCCAGAAGGTCCCAGGGGCCTCAGCGCCGTAGCTGGTGAGTTTCTGTCCTCACCAACCGCATCGCGCAGAAACAGTGTGCACGATGCCGAGCTGAACAACTCTTTTCCTTGTAGTTTTCATGGTTACTTCTAGACAAGAACAAGAGGTTCTCATCTCtagtattttaatgatttaaatccctccttcctggggcgcctgggtggcacagcggttaagcgtctgccttcggctcagggtgtgatcccggcgttgtgggattgagccccacatcaggctcttccgctatgagcctgcttcttcctctcccactccccctgcttgtgttccctctctcgctggctgtctctatctctgtcaaataaataaataaaatctttaaaaaaaatataaaaaaataaatccctccTTCCTGGCtaacagaatccaacagtacattaaaaggattatccatcatgaccaagtgggattcatacctgggatgcaagcatggttccatttgcaaattgatcagtgtgacacatcatatcaataagaaaagactcaggaaccatatgatcctctcaattgatgcagaaaaagcatttgacaaaatacagcatcctttcctgattaaaacccttcagagtgtaggaatagagggtacatttctcaatctcataaaagccatctatgaaaagcctactgcaagcattattctcaatggggaaaagctggaagcctttcccttaagatcaggaacacgacaaggatgcccactctcgccactattattcaacatagtactagaagtccttgcaacagcaatcagaagacaaaaagggatcaaaggtatccaaatcggcaaagaagaagtcaaactgtctctctttgcagatgacatgatactctatatggaaaacccaaaggaatccactcccaaactattagaagttatagaacaattcagtaaggtggcagNGATgtggcaggatgcaaaatcaatgctcagaaatcagttgcatttttagcattgtccacaatagctaaatcgtggaaggagccaagatgcccttcaacagatgactggattaagaagatgcgttaccttggaattaacttaaccagagacgtaaaggacctatatcctagaaactatagatcacttttgaaagatattgaggaagacataaaaagatggaaaaatattccatgctcatggattggaagaattaacatagttaaaatgtccatactacccagagcaatctacactttcaatgctatcccgatcaaaataccgaggacatttttcaaagaactggaacaaatagtccttaaatttgtatggaaccagaaaaggccccgaatctccaaggaactgttgaaaaggaaaaacaaagctgggggcatcacaatgccggatttcgagctgtactacaaagctgtgatcacaaagacagcatggtactggcacaaaaacagacacatcgaccaatggaacagaatagagaacccagaaatggaccctcggcNgaaaaaaaatacttccttccCTAACAAAAGGGCTGTCTACCACTAAGTCCCTTTTCCTCCGAGGTGCTGACTACGATACTCGGAGGGGAGGCGAGGAGACCTGTCCCAGCAGGCGTGCAGAAACTAggcagccggggtggggggtgcactCCCCTGTCCACCTCCTTGGCCAGTCCTATTTAGCTTATTGTGGATGTTTTTCCTCCATCTTAGAGGTTAGGTCCTTTTCACATAACCTGaccattttcacttttcttcctgcTCCAGAGTGTCCTCACTACTGAGCCTGAAAGTTCTGATTTTTACTGCTTACAAAAGTAATACTCTTGGTAAAAAGGCTCAATGATTCTAGAAAGAGAATGTTTCTTGTCGTCCTGCCCTCCAGAGAAAGCTGAGGCCTTGGAATATATGCTCGCGTGCTTGCCGTGCTTGCACGTACGGCTGGAACTTCTGTGCACGATCTGCGTCAGTCCTGCGGGCTGCCTCGGGGGCCCTGCAGCTGCTGTGGTGCCAGAATCCCGTTTGAGCCGCAGGGTGGCTTTTAAAGAGCGAACCTCCAGTGTGCACCCCCAGTGACATTGGTCTTTCACTCTGCCTTTGATGATTCCAAAGTCAGTCCTCCGACTGGCCTTGCGTGGTGCGTGGGGACAGAGCCTTCGAGGAGGTGCTGTCCGCAGACCACTGGCCTTTCTGGTCCTTCCTCGGAGGAGAAGACAAACGGAATGCATGGAGCTTCACTTTCCTGTTCTGGCATCACATCTGTGGGCCTCTAAGGACAAAAGGCAGCTGAGTCACGGGGAGGAGCGGCATAGTGGTCAGCATATCTCCTCCAACACCCAGAGCCTACTTTCCCTTCCCGGGGGGGCCACGGCGCACCCCCGGATCCAGGCCTTGGACTCCTTTACCAGAGTTTGTTTCACCATCTCCCAAAGACAAAACTGGGCTGGAGGTTTCCGACAGGACTTGGGGGACAGAGTTCGTCTTTCTTGACTAATTACTGGACTTGTGAGGCTCGCAAGTAAGCTGTTTGTTTGGTATTGAGCCACGTTAGCCAACAAACAGCCCGGCCCAGACTTCAACAAGCCTACTTGGGAACGTAATTTAGCGTCATTCCGGGAGAGAAAAGCACACACTCTCAGTGCTGTGTGGTGTGTAATGAGTGTGGTGTGCTGAGTTGAGCAAGCTGTGGGTGTCGGAATTTAACCTTTTTTACACACACCGACTTAaaatctttcctcctttttccttccctagattGTTTGCAGGTGTCTTCCCTCGAGTGGCGGCCATCAGTCTGGGAGGCTTCATCTTTCTGGGTGCTTACGAGCGGGCCCGCAGCCTGCTGTTGCAGCTTGGCAGAGAGCGCCCCTGTGTCGGGGACAGCACCCCAGGCACGGCTCTCAAGACGGGCAGTGCCATGCAAGCAGCCGTGCGGCGTGAACAAGGGGATCTTGAGGATGTGTCTCCGCTGCCGTCGGCTGGCCGGCACACTCACGCAGAACCCCAGCCACAGCGGTACTCTCAGCCCCCCGAATAAAGCCGTGTGGTGACGCCCCGTCCACGCTGCTCGGAACCTTCATTTAATCTGTAGCTGACCTTGCATTTCCTGCCCCCTGCCAGCGGACCGACCGCGGAAGGCAGAGAGGCTTCTAGACGCTTCTCATTCCGATGGGGCTGGACGGGGAGCGGGAAGGAGGGGGCTCCGAGGGAAAGTGGGGCCCGTGGCTGGGCGTTTCCCCATGGTGAAGCTTCGGGCTCTGTTGAGAAACTGACGTGCAGGTGCAGGCGTTCTCCGGGGCGGCCAGGCTGCTGTTCTTAATTAATTACTCAGATTTCCCCGAAAAAACAGGATtgtattatttgtcagagaagcGTCCAGCAGCCCACGTGGTGTGTGAGAGAAAGCAAGCGGTTGCAGCTCAGGGCCGAGGTGGGCCTGGCTGGCTTCGGGGCTGGAGGGTGCTGTGGGCCCACTGAGGACCTGAGCCCTGTGCCACGCTTCTCCACCCGAGACCCAAAGGAGGGGCATGGGCTAGCCGGGAGCCCGAGTGCTGCGTCTGCGTGCCCGGTCGGGAAGGTTGGTTGCGTGCTACTGGGAATGAGACAGGACGAAATGGGGAGGTCACCATTTCAGAGCTTGACTAATAAGCTCCAGGTGTGagaaaaattcagagagaaaTCTCAGGAATCTAGGGGTGGCGTATCTTCCCTGGAGCAAAGAAGTACTTGCTTTTGCTTTGCCGAGAAGAAATTTTCCCCCTTTTGGGAAAACAGATAAAGGCAGAATAGCTGCACTTGTAAGGGAGtttctggaagggaagggggtgaaATGGTGG contains the following coding sequences:
- the SLC25A26 gene encoding S-adenosylmethionine mitochondrial carrier protein isoform X4 gives rise to the protein MDRPGFTTSLVVACLIRVPSEVVKQRAQVSASSRTFQIFSNILYTEGIQGLYRGYKSTVLREIPFSLVQFPLWESLKALWSWRQDRVVDCWQSAVCGALAGGFAAAVTTPLDVAKTRIMLAKAGSSTASGNVLSALHGVWRTQGLSGLFAGVFPRVAAISLGGFIFLGAYERARSLLLQLGRERPCVGDSTPGTALKTGSAMQAAVRREQGDLEDVSPLPSAGRHTHAEPQPQRYSQPPE
- the SLC25A26 gene encoding S-adenosylmethionine mitochondrial carrier protein isoform X3, producing MPVKHMLAASAGEVVACLIRVPSEVVKQRAQVSASSRTFQIFSNILYTEGIQGLYRGYKSTVLREIPFSLVQFPLWESLKALWSWRQDRVVDCWQSAVCGALAGGFAAAVTTPLDVAKTRIMLAKAGSSTASGNVLSALHGVWRTQGLSGLFAGVFPRVAAISLGGFIFLGAYERARSLLLQLGRERPCVGDSTPGTALKTGSAMQAAVRREQGDLEDVSPLPSAGRHTHAEPQPQRYSQPPE